One Hermetia illucens chromosome 4, iHerIll2.2.curated.20191125, whole genome shotgun sequence DNA segment encodes these proteins:
- the LOC119655922 gene encoding zinc finger CCCH domain-containing protein 15 homolog gives MPPKKAAAPSKKTEQKKKEKIIEDKTFGLKNKKGAKQQKFISQVEKQVKAGGHHPVPQAAGKKEEKEKKLREQKELQMLFKPVQTQKIEKGTDPKSVVCAFFKQGNCAKGDRCKFSHDLSVEKKVEKRSIYVDMRDEEDNMENWDEEKLKSVVDQKHAKEKRMPTTDIICKYFIDAVEKSKYGWFWECPNGEKCIYRHALPPGYVLKKDKKKEEKREEISLVDLIERERAALGSDLTKVTLETFLAWKKRKIQEKKDKLAAEEEKKRTDYKQGKQFGLSGREMFSFNPDLVDDGPMEDGDAAFDNYDRSDDEEEPIEFKEIDLTELSLAAQEVDGTGTVAGERNYTNNSTNAQNGEGEAAQAPVDDAAPINENLFLDECLDGIDDELNDLHVEDDGDEDSGK, from the exons ATGCCTCCCAAGAAAGCCGCTGCCCCGAGCAAGAAGACTGagcagaagaaaaaggagaaaatcatCGAG GACAAGACTTTCGGTCTGAAGAACAAGAAAGGGGCGAAACAACAGAAGTTCATCTCGCAAGTCGAGAAACAAGTGAAGGCTGGCGGCCACCATCCAGTGCCACAAGCCGCTGGGAAAaaagaggaaaaggaaaagaagtTGCGCGAGCAGAAGGAGCTGCAGATGCTGTTCAAGCCGGTGCAGACGCAGAAGATTGAAAAGGGGACGGATCCCAAGTCGGTTGTGTGTGCATTCTTCAAGCAAGGGAACTGCGCAAAGGGCGACAGGTGCAAGTTCTCGCACGATCTGTCTGTGGAGAAAAAG GTGGAGAAACGGTCAATTTACGTGGACATGCGAGATGAAGAAGACAACATGGAGAACTGGGATGAGGAGAAGCTGAAGAGCGTGGTCGACCAGAAGCATGCCAAAGAGAAGCGGATGCCGACCACGGACATT ATTTGTAAATATTTCATTGACGCTGTGGAAAAGTCGAAATACGGATGGTTCTGGGAATGTCCCAATGGGGAGAAGTGCATCTATCGACACGCGCTGCCACCTGGGTATGTCCTTAAGAAggacaagaagaaagaggagaagCGGGAAGAGATTTCTCTAGTCGACCTGATTGAGCGTGAGCGAGCGGCCTTGGGATCGGACCTG ACAAAAGTAACACTGGAAACCTTCCTTGCTTGGAAAAAACGgaaaattcaagaaaagaaagataaaCTGGCAGcggaagaagagaagaaacgAACTGACTACAAACAAGGCAAACAATTCGGTCTTTCGGGTCGTGAAATGTTCAGCTTCAATCCAGATTTGGTGGATGACGGTCCAATGGAGGATGGAGATGCCGCGTTCGACAACTACGACCGATCAGATGACGAGGAGGAACCTATTGAATTCAAGGAGATTGACTTGACTGAACTGTCGTTGGCAGCACAGGAG GTCGATGGTACAGGCACCGTTGCCGGCGAACGAAACTATACAAATAATTCAACAAATGCTCAAAATGGAGAGGGAGAAGCAGCGCAGGCGCCTGTTGATGATGCAGCGCCGATTAACGAAAACCTGTTTTTAGATGAATGCCTGGACGGTATCGACGACGAACTGAACGATTTGCATGTGGAAGACGATGGCGACGAGGATTCGGGAAAGTAA